The following proteins are co-located in the Brevibacillus laterosporus DSM 25 genome:
- a CDS encoding ubiquinol-cytochrome c reductase iron-sulfur subunit, which translates to MEDKQKMIVPKQDDNYTHNIHRDNERRLDRRGFMKTMVGAAGVFAVASLPWGTLAARELLGLSPKQEENILKIADIAQVGIGEAVNFAYPSKHDPALLVRIGKDEYRAYQNSCPHLKCPVFWNKEQQELLCPCHHGKFSVMTGDPIAGPPKRALPEIKLKIDGGAIYATGVKPYEI; encoded by the coding sequence ATGGAAGATAAACAGAAAATGATCGTCCCAAAGCAGGATGATAACTATACACATAATATTCATCGAGATAATGAGCGCAGGCTGGATCGACGTGGATTCATGAAAACGATGGTAGGGGCAGCTGGAGTATTTGCAGTGGCCTCATTACCATGGGGAACGCTAGCTGCACGTGAACTTCTCGGGCTTTCACCTAAGCAGGAAGAAAACATTCTAAAAATAGCGGATATAGCTCAGGTAGGCATCGGAGAAGCAGTCAATTTTGCTTATCCAAGTAAGCATGACCCAGCGCTACTAGTACGAATAGGGAAAGATGAATACAGAGCCTATCAGAATTCTTGCCCACACTTGAAATGCCCTGTGTTTTGGAATAAGGAGCAACAAGAATTATTATGTCCGTGCCATCATGGAAAATTTAGCGTTATGACAGGAGATCCGATCGCTGGCCCACCCAAACGTGCTTTACCGGAAATTAAACTAAAAATTGATGGTGGAGCTATTTATGCGACAGGGGTGAAACCATATGAAATCTAG